TGAACAGGGACACGGTGCCTGCGCTGAACGGTTCGGTATCGTCGGTGTAGCCGATTTCGGTAATCGCGTTCCGCACCAGATCCTCGTACGAGACCTTGCCCCTGGAGCTGATCTCGCCGCCCAGAATCACGAAGTTGCTCTTGCACATGACCTCGGCCGCCACGTGGCTATCAGGATCCTGGTCGATGTACGCGTCCAGAATCGAATCGGCGATGTAGTCGCAGACCTTGTCGGGATGCCCTTCCGACACCGACTCGGACGACACGGTGTAAGGCAAATGCTCCATATTTCCTGACTCCAGCAATCGGGGGACCGTCACGGGCGCCGTTATCCCCTCAAAACACAAAAGGCTCGACGACAGAGTGTCGCGAGCCCGCCCGCGACTTAGATAGTTCGGGGTCAGCCACCGGGACTGACCTGACGCGGCCCATCAAGTCGGGAAAATCGCCGCGCACCCGAAGCTATTACTATGACCGGCGGGATCAAACCCTGTCAAGGCTGATCCATCCGGTATGATCGAGGCGTCTGCTGGCGCGGGTCTGCCAGCTGACGCGAATTCGCCCGCGGGACGGCCGAACGGACCATCCGGAGCGTCATGGGGGTGGAGTGGGTATGCGAACGCTGAACGGAAAAATCGTCCTCGTGACCGGCGCGGCGTCAGGCATTGGCCGCTGCCTGGGTCATCGCTTCGCCGCCGCTGGGGCTCGTGTCGCGATTGCGGACCTGGACGTCGCTGGAGCTCAGCGAGTCGCCGCCGACATCGTCTCGACCGGTGGCCAGGCCTGCGCGTTTGAGCTGGATGTCACCAGCGCTGACAGCGCACGCGCGCTTCGGTCCCATCTGCTCGACCAGATGGGACCGCTCGACGTGCTCGTCAACAACGCGGGCATCGTGCACGGCGGAGCGTTTCTCGATGTGCCTCTCGACCGGCACCTGGCGACATTTCGCGTCAATGTCGAGGGTCTGGTCACTGTCACCTACGCGCTGCTGCCAGACCTTCTGGCCCGTCCCGAAGCGCACCTGGTCACCATCGCGAGCGCATCGAGTTTCGTGGGGCTACCCTTCGGGTCAACGTACGGGGCGAGCAAGTGGGCGGCGCTCGGCTTCACCGAGTCGTTGCGTCTCGAACTGCACCAGCTTGGCCATGCGCACGTGGGCGTGACGGCGGTCTGTCCGAGCTACGTGGGAACCGGCATGTTTGGCGGCGTGACCCCGCCACGCCTGACACGCATCCTGACCCCGGAGCGCGTGGCGGACTTGACCGTGAAAGCGGTGCTTGCCAACAAGGCCTATGTGCTGACCCCCTGGCTGGTCAAGCTGACGCCGTTTCTGCACGGCATCCTTCCTCGGCCCGTGTTCGACGTGGTCGCCGCCGCGTTTGGCGCCAACACGAGCATGGCCTCGTGGCGCGGGCGTGCAGGCGATCGTCACTGACCAGGACGGTCAAACTGTTCCGTCGCCGTCGTCGCCAGGCACCACCTCGGCATCAAGCGGGGCCTGTTCGCCGCCAGACCCGACCAGTTCCGCCGCCTGCAGCCGGCGTGGCACGTGGTCCACCGGCTCCAGCACACTGAGTTCTTTCGCCGAACTCACGCCCAGATCCCGCAGCTTGCGCGCCGGCGCGAGAATCCGCCCCTCGATGGAGCCGACCGTCGCGTTGTACGACTGGATGGTGCCCTCGAGTTTCTTCCGCAAGTCCACCAGGTGGTCGGCCATCGTGCAGATGCGCTCATAGAGGTCGCGACCAAGCGAACTGATCTCACGCGCATTGTCAGCCAACTGCTCCTGCTTCCAGCCGTGCGCAACGGTCCGCAGCAGCGCCAGCAGCGTCAACGGGCTGGCCGCGATCACATTGCGTTCGGCCCCGAATTCGATCAGCGAGGGATCGACTTGCAGCGCCGAGCCAAACAAGGCTTCGCCCGGCAGGAACATCACGACGAACTCCGGCGTGCTTTGGAACTGCTGCCAATAGGCCTTGCTCGACAACTGGTCGATATGCGTCCGCACCTGTGACGCATGCTGCTTGAGCCGAACCTCGCGCTCGGCGTCATCGCTGACGTCGATCGCGTCGAGATACGCCGAGAGCGGCGCTTTCGCGTCGACGACGACGGACTTGCCGCCGGGGAGATGGATGATGAGATCGGGCCGGTGCACGCCGGTCTCGTTGCGGACCGACACCTGTTCGTCGAAATCGCACTTCGCGACCATGCCGGCCATCTCGACCACGCGTCGAAGCTGAACTTCGCCCCAGCGTCCGCGCCCGTGCGGCGTGCGCAGAGCACGGACGAGCATCGTGGTTTCCCGATCCAGGCTCGTCAACTGCTCCGCCAGGCGCCCGTAATCCTCGCGACGCGAGTTCTCGACCTGCCCCAGCGTTGCCGCCACCTGCCCGAGCGACTCCTTCATGGGCTGCAGCAGCTCGTTGATGCTCTGGCGTCGCGCGTCCAGATCCGTGCGGGCCTGGCCCTGGAGGTCTTCGAGTTTCTTCGCCGCCAGCGTCAGGAAACGTTCGGAACTGGCATTGAGGATCTCGCTCGACAGTCCCTTGAACGCCCGTTGCAGGCGCTCTTCGGCATCCTGGTAGACCTTGACCTTGTCGTCGTGCGACGCCCGTTCGGCGGCGAGGGTCGCCTCAATGCGGGCCTTCTGCTCCGCCAGTTGCGACACCGACTGCCCCAGGCGGGCCTCCGCCTGGGCGACGGCGAGCGCCCCAGCCTGGCGGGCGTTCAACCCCGCCACGTACCAACCCGCGAGGAACCCAACGCCCAGCCCGGCGCCTAACGCCAGCGCGACTTCCAGGAAGATATCCATACCGGTTGATGATGGACTGCGATCCCCTCGCGGTCAAGCACGCCCTGCGATCCGTCGTGTTGCGCCCGCTCCTTCCGTGGGATAAGGTAGCGCCACGATCCGTGTCCACCCGGGAGCATGGAGATGCAGGATAGCTTGAGCGATCGGAAGGCACGAGGTGGCAGGTAGATCCTATGGCGCCCGCCAGACCATGACGGTCTGCGCGATGCGCTTTCCACCGGACGTGACGAACCGGACCTTGACCTTGCGTCCAACCTGGGCCGCGATCTCGCTGTCGGGCAGCACCCTCGACCCAAGATGCACGGAGGCCTTGTCGGCGAGAACGAATGCCTGGAGGTCTTTGCCGACCTTGACGGTCAATACCCGGGTCTTGGCGTCGTATCCGGACAGCGTGCCCACGACGGCGTTCTCCGCCGTCGCCTGGGCCCTGAGTACCTGGCCGGTTGGCTGGGCCACTCCTGCCATCAACGCCGCAAACGCCGCACTTCGAATGACAATACGCAACATGGGGACGCTAATAGGCCTCGCCGTACCCCGGATCACTAACAAGGGGTGTGCCAGCCACTCCGCGGGATGGTCGAACGCAATAACTGCTAACTGGTCAAGCTGTTAGCCGAACCGTAACACCATCATGTCAGGCACTGATTTGACGCAAGACCGCCCCACTGTGGCGACAATCCCTTGGTTGCGCTCTCTGCGGGTGCGAGTGGCCGTCTTCGTGGCGGTTGCCGTCGCTGCCGTCATCAGCGTCACCACGTACTTTGAACTCCGCCAGTTTGATCGCGTCGTCGAGAGCGAACTCCGAGAAGCTGGCCGGCTCACGGCCATGGCCGTCGCCGATGACCTCGAGTTGCGCGAAGGCCCTCTGCGGGCAGACGATCTGGCGCGTCACCTCCACGAGTTCATCGACGCAGCGCCAGAGATTCACAGCGTGTCGGTTGTGACAATGACCCCGAGCGGCCCTTCCATGTTCGCGAGCACCGCCGCCACGACCGCCGACGATGCCTTGGAGGTCGGCCGCCTGGCGATCGAACGCCGCGATCTGGTCTGGGGATCACAGGCGAGCGCGATCCGCTGCCTGGCCGTACCGTTGATGCGTGAGGGCCGCCTGTTCGGATCGGTCGCAGTGTCGGTGTCGTTCGGATCGCTGGACCGGCTGCGCACCACCGGGCGCACGCTGGCCTTCTGGGCCACACTGGTCGCCTGGGCGATTCTGTTCATCCTCATAGAACTGCTCGCCCGGTCGTACATCCTCCGGCCGATCAGCAGAATTCGTGAGACGATGCGCGATGCTGGGGAGGGCCGGATGTCGGTCAGGGTTCCCGTCGACCGACAG
This sequence is a window from Acidobacteriota bacterium. Protein-coding genes within it:
- a CDS encoding SDR family NAD(P)-dependent oxidoreductase; this translates as MRTLNGKIVLVTGAASGIGRCLGHRFAAAGARVAIADLDVAGAQRVAADIVSTGGQACAFELDVTSADSARALRSHLLDQMGPLDVLVNNAGIVHGGAFLDVPLDRHLATFRVNVEGLVTVTYALLPDLLARPEAHLVTIASASSFVGLPFGSTYGASKWAALGFTESLRLELHQLGHAHVGVTAVCPSYVGTGMFGGVTPPRLTRILTPERVADLTVKAVLANKAYVLTPWLVKLTPFLHGILPRPVFDVVAAAFGANTSMASWRGRAGDRH
- the rmuC gene encoding DNA recombination protein RmuC, coding for MDIFLEVALALGAGLGVGFLAGWYVAGLNARQAGALAVAQAEARLGQSVSQLAEQKARIEATLAAERASHDDKVKVYQDAEERLQRAFKGLSSEILNASSERFLTLAAKKLEDLQGQARTDLDARRQSINELLQPMKESLGQVAATLGQVENSRREDYGRLAEQLTSLDRETTMLVRALRTPHGRGRWGEVQLRRVVEMAGMVAKCDFDEQVSVRNETGVHRPDLIIHLPGGKSVVVDAKAPLSAYLDAIDVSDDAEREVRLKQHASQVRTHIDQLSSKAYWQQFQSTPEFVVMFLPGEALFGSALQVDPSLIEFGAERNVIAASPLTLLALLRTVAHGWKQEQLADNAREISSLGRDLYERICTMADHLVDLRKKLEGTIQSYNATVGSIEGRILAPARKLRDLGVSSAKELSVLEPVDHVPRRLQAAELVGSGGEQAPLDAEVVPGDDGDGTV